A stretch of DNA from Leucobacter luti:
GCGCTGTCGCCGCCCTCGCGATCGGCGTGGCAGCCTGGTCGCTGTGGCCCGCATCCGATGTGCACTCCGTCACCGTGCTCGGAGTGGAGTACTCCACGAACCTGCAGATCGAGGAGCACGACGGCTACGCCTACGTCACCGTGCCCGTGAACACGGAAGCCGGATCGACTGTGCTCGAGGTGACCGACGCCGACGATACCCGCACGATACGCGAGTTCCTCGCCGGCCTCGACACGCTCGTGCCAGGCGAGCACGTGCTCACCCTGCGTACGGCAAATCTGCACATCATTGTCGACGGCATGGTGGAGTAGCGCAGGTGCGTTGGCTGCCACCTTGCTCCCAACCCGCTCCCCAGCCGCCCGGCTTGACCCTCCCGTAGGAGGAGACCCCATGCTTGCATCATGCTGAACATCGGAGACTTTGCCGGAATCACCGGGCTGAGCGTGAAGGCGCTCCGCCACTACGACGAAAAAGGGCTGCTCGTCCCAGACTCGGTCGATGAGCGCTCGGGATACCGGCGCTACGGCGAGGGGCAAGTGCGCGCTGGCGCCACAGTGCGGGCGCTCCGGGCCGCGGGGTTGTCCCTGCCGGAGATCGCAGAGGCGGCGGCACAGGACTCGGCGGTGTCGGCCGTGCGAGCCCACCGGGATCGGGTGCTCGTGGAGCGCGAGCGCGAGGATCGCGCCTTCGCTGCCGCCGAACAGGAGCTGCGTGCGCTCCGTGTTCCCGTGAGTATCGAGCTGCGGCATGCGCCCGAGCAGCACTTCGTTGGCCGCCCGCTGCACGCGCCCAGCGAGGATCCTGATGCACTCACCGATGACGACGCGAACGCCACATTCGCCGAGCTATACGGGCAGCTCGTGGGCGCGGGGATCCCGCTGAGCGGTGAATTCTGGACTGCGCTGCGCTCGGGGAGCGCGGGGACCTCGAGCTCGTGGGGTGCTGGGCGGTGCCCGGCCCGCTCGACTCGGAGTGGGCGCACCCCGGCGACCACGTTGGCATCCTCCCAGCGCGCACCGAACTCGTCGCCCAGTGGCGGCCGGAGCACGGTGAGGAACTGCCTGATGGGGCGACGCATCCCGCGATCATCGCACTCTTCGACGCGCTCGACGAGCGCGGCATCGAGCTGCGTCTCAACCGCATGGAGGTGCGGCAGACCGTGCTTGGACAGGATCCCGACGATTGTACGGTGGAGGTCTCGGTTCGCATCCACGAGCGCACGGCAGGCTAGTGCCGGTGGGCGACGACCACGGCGGAGGCCGATATCGGCGGTGTCGGGCATACCATCAACGGAGGGACGCCGCGGTGCGTCCCCGACCGACGACGCACACGGAGGAGCGCCATGGGAAAACGGAAGACCCCGGAGGAGCGTGCCGCTGAGGAAGCACGCTACATCCTCGCGCAGGGCGCCTGCACAGATGATGAGTTCGAACCATTCTTCACGGACTCACACCAGGCGATCCGCAATACCGCCGCGATGAATCCGGACGCGAGCCCGGCCGTGCTTGCGCGCTTCGCGCAGGATCGCTTCTGGAGTGTGCGCGTGGCCGTCGCCGAGCATCCGAGCACGAGCCGGGAAACCGTGCTCGGACTGCTCGAGGAGTCGCCGGCCCGTCGCGGGGTGGTGCACCATGCGGCACGCGAGCGACTCGAACGAGAGGGCGTGAAATTCGGCGAGGATGGTATGCCTGAGGCAGCGGAGGGGCAGTGAGCGGGACGTGCGCGCAGCGCAGAGCCGGGGGGCAATGACTGAGCAGGTCGCTACACTCAAAACACTGCCCAGATCGATCGGCTGCGGCATACCGAACACACGAAAGGTGACGCACATGGGAGCATGGGGCAGCGCACCCTGGGACACGGACGGTGCTGCGGATTGGTTCGCTGAATTCTTCGAGGGGATTGACGCAGACGCGCGCATCTCCGAAGCGTTCGAGGCGGACGACGACTACGACCGCATTCGTGCAGCTGGGTACCTCCTCGCTGTGCTCGGCCGCGGCTACATCTGGCCAGGCGATCTTGAGCGACTCGACGCGCTGTTCAAGCGTGGGATCGAGCTGCTCTCCGAGATGCTCGAGCCCGACTCTGAATTCCGCGAGCTCTGGGAAGACGATCCCGAGGTTCTTGCCGCAGTTCGCGCAGAGCTCACTGTGCTCGAAACGCGACTCAACGGCGATCCTGGCGAGAGCGAGAGCGAGAGCGAAGAGGATGACGAGGCAGAAGCGCCAGCCGAATCATAGCTCGGGGCTGCCGCCGGGTCTTGCGAACGACCCGTTCAGCTTCCGCGTCACCGCGAGCGGGGAGCTCCACGTGTTGCGCGGCGGCCGCACTGTGACGGTGCTGCGTGGCAGCAGCGCTGAACGAACCCGTGCGCGTCTGGGGCGCGACCTCGAACACGATCAGCAGGTGCTGGCGCGAGCCACTGGGAATTACAAGCGCGGTACAGAACGAGGTAGGGTCTGAAGCTGGTCCACTGCCCTGCCGAGCAGGTGAGGGCCAGTATCCCATCTGAGAAAGGCCCCCATGACCGACGAGACGCCTGAGACCACGCAGCTTCCCCCGTGCCCCGAGTGCGCGAGCGAGTACGCGTACGAAATGGGAGCGCTGCTCGTCTGCCCGATGTGCGCACATGAGTGGGCCCCAGCCGGGGCAGGCGAAGACTCGGAGGACCCCAGTGACGAGGGCGACGGCCGCATCCGCGATGCGGTCGGCAACGTGCTCGCCGACGGAGACACCGTAGCGCTTGTCAAAAGCGTCAAGATTTCGGGCGGCGGCGGTGGCACGATCAAAGTGGGCACGAAAGTGCGCGGAATTCGACTGACCGAAGACACGGGCAACGGACACGACATCGACGCGCGGATCCCGGATTTTGGTCGTTTGCAGCTCAAATCCAGCGTGGTGAAGAAAGTCTCCTAGCGCGGAGCCACGCCACGCGCCCCACGCGCCCGGTGAGCCGTCTAGCATGAGGCATATGTGGACGGTGAACAAGACTCGGAATTCTCGTGCGGGGCGAGCGATGCTCGGGGTGCTTGCCCTCACGCTCGCGCTCTCCGGCTGCGCACATCTCACCCCTGGGCTTCCCGACGGTTCCAGCGCGCGCTCCGGAGAGCTCACCGCCTCGGAAAGTGTGCCCCCGTCAGAGGCTGCAGCACGCCAAGCGAGCGATTTTCCAGAAGTGTACGAACAGCAGATCAGCTGGCGAGCGTGTTCCGCCAGCGACGGCCTCGACCGGGTGCTCGCACAAGCGCTCGAGGACGCTGACGTGGACGTCAGCGAGATCCGCTGCGGCACCGTGCTCGCACCATTCGACTGGACGGACCCGGACGACACAGACCAGATCACGCTTGCGATCGTGCACATTCCGGCAACGGGTGACGCACCGATCGGCACACTGCTCGGCAATCCGGGCGGGCCAGGCGCCACCGGCGTCGATTTCATGCTCGGAATGCCGCTCTCGCCCGGCTTTGAGCCGGTCCTTGAGCAGTACGATCTCCTCGGCTTCGATCCGCGCGGGATCGGGAACAGCACGCCGCTCGACTGTGACGGGGGCGGATCAGAGATTCTTGCGATCCAGATCGGTTCCTGCGTCGCAACGAACCCGATAGCGCACACCATGGGCACCTCGCAGGTCGCGCGCGACATGGAACTGTTGCGTGCACTCATCGATGCTGAGAAGCTCGATTTCTTCGGATACTCCTACGGCACGATGCTGGGCGCAAGCTACGCCACCCTGTTCCCCAACCGCGTGGGCCGGATGGTGCTTGACAGTGCAGAAAACGCACAGTGGGCAAGCCCAATCCATCGCTTCGACCAGTCGGTGGCGATCGCCAACGCCACGGTGTCACTCGCCACGTCGTGTCGCACGGAGTTCCGCGACGAGGTCGAGGTCTGTCCGTTTGTCGATGAGGATTCGCTGCTGCGTGTGCTCAGCGAACTGAACGAGACACCGCTCGTGGCGAGCGACGGCACAGAGCTGAGCGGTGATCTGCTGCAGGCATATCTCACTGAGACGCTGTACCAGAGCCACTACGAGCGCGGCCGCGCACTCGATCAGATTGCACTCGCCCTGCTGGGGGACCAGGACGCGATCGACGGGGTCGCTGCGATCTTCGCGAGCAACGAGGGGAGCGTCGACCTCGCCATGGAGATCGTCACCTGCCACTCCTTCCCGATCGAGCCCGATATTCCCGGCCTCCTCGCGCACATCCGGGAGACAGGAATGCCCCGTCTGCTCGGTGGCCCCGAGATCACCGACGACACCCTCGCGCCGTTCGTTGATCTCTCCTGCTACGCACTGCCCGAGAGTGGTCTCGACATCACAGAGCGCTTTGATGCGAGCGAAGCGGATCCGATTCTCGTGATTGGGATCACCGGAGATCACGCCACCCCCTACCAGTATGCGAAAGAGCTCGTCGAAGAATTGGGCAACGCCACGCTGCTGACGCTGGATGGCCAAGGGCATGCCGCCTCCTACAGCGGTCGGTCTACGTGCATCGACTCCGCAGTCACGAGCTACCTGCTCAGCGGTGACCTCCCGAAGCCTGACACCGTGTGCCGCGACGACGACCGCAGTTGAGGCGATCTGGCTGGCACTCGGCATAGAATCCTTGCCACACCACAATTCCCACCAGGAGGCAGCATGTCTGAACAGGTGAAAGGCCCGAAGTCCTACTTCCCGTCGATCGAGTCGAAGTACGGCAAGACGGTCGAGGAGTGGTTCGCTGAGCTGCGTCCGCTCGCGGGGCAGAAGCACATGGACCAGGTCGCGTTCCTGAAGGAGCAGGGCATGGGCCACGGGCATGCGAACGCGCTGGTGCACGTCTTCCGCGCCGAACACGGCGGCGCGTAGTCGGTGCGCCGACACCGCGCGCTCCGCTGAATGATGCGCCGCGCACGGCTCCAGGCATACCATCGGCATATGAGGCTACGTTCCGTTCGTGCGCAATTGCGACTGCGCTGGGCGGTCGCGCTCGCGGTCGGACTCATCGCAGGGGTGCTCGCTACGCCTGCGCTGGGCCCAGCCGCGGGTGTGCTGGTGGGGTGGGGCGTGCTCGCGTTGGTCAGCACCACTTGGGTGCTCCTGCAGATCTGGCCCATGGACCCGGCGGCTACGCGCGCACACGCCACGGCTGAGGATCCCGGACATCGCATCGCCAGGATCGTCGCCATCCTCGGCAGCGTGATCAGTCTTGGCGCGGTCGGCGTCGTCATTGTTGAGGCCCGCAGCGCTGCAGACGGGGAAGCCGTGGCCCTCGCCGGCATAGCGGTGCTGAGCGTGGTGTCCTCGTGGGCATTGATCCAGACGAACTACCTGCTCCACTACGCGCGGGTCTATTACGAGCCGGGAACGCGGGACGGGCTAGCCAGGGGGATCGACTTCAATCAGGACGACGACCCGTGCTACACCGATTTCGCGTATTTCTCGGTGGGACTGGGCATGACCTACCAGGTCGCTGACACCGATGTGACACGGGCGGAGATCCGCAGGATCGTCATCGCGCAGACCCTGCTCGCGTACTTGTTCGGGGCCGGGATCCTGGCCGTCGTCATCAACCTGATTGCCGGACTCGGCTGATCCAGCACCAGCACCAGCACGCCACGGCGGTAACGTCTCGCCCGCTTTGCGTCCGGCTTTGCGTCGGGCTTTGCGTCGGGCTTCGCGTCCCGCGAAATCACAGCCCGTTCTGAAGCGCCGGCGATACGCTGCTGACATGAGCACTCCTGCACCGGACGCGTTCGCCGCTACCCAGGAGGAGGTCGACGTTGACGACGAGATCACGATCTCGGCAAGCGCCCTCCGCACGCTGGGCGATCAGATGCAGCGGTTCCTCCTCGAGTATCGCTTTGCGATGCAGGAGGTTGAAACGAAACTTGCCATCCTGCGCGAGGAGTTCCTCCACATGCACGAGTACAACCCGATTGAGCATGTCTCAAGTCGGGTGAAATCGGTCGACAGCCTCGTCTCAAAGCTGGAGCGGCGGGGGATCAGTAGCGAATTTGAGGTCATCCGCACCGAGATTCAAGACATCGCAGGCGTCCGTGTCACCTGCGCCTTCATCCACGATGTGTACCGGCTCTTCGACCTCCTGACTCAGCAAGACGACATCACGGTGCTCGAAGTCGAGGACTATATCGAGACTCCGAAAGACAACGGCTACCAGAGCCTGCACACGATCCTCTCGATCCCCGTCTATCTCTCGACCGGCCGCGTCGACGTGCCGGTTGAAGTCCAGTTCCGCACCATCGCGATGGACTTCTGGGCCAGCCTCGAACACAAGATCTACTACAAATACGCACGCCAGGTGCCGGACACTCTCACGCGCGAGCTCAAGCACGCCGCCGATACCGCAGCAGAACTCGACACCCGCATGGAACGGCTGCACGCTCAGCTGCACGGCGCGCCGCCCCCGCACACCGGCCCGATTAACCTGCAGCGGGTACAAGAGGCAACCAGGCAGCAGCGGATCGCGCGTATGCAGGAGCCTGAACCACAACGGCGCACCGTTCGCCCGGTGTAGTCTGCGGCGCCCGTGCGCTACGGTCGAAGCGTGGAGAGCGAACACCTGCCGGGAGGATCGGGCGGCGTCTGGCGCATGCGGAGCGCAGACGGTGAGACGCGCGTCCATCGGCCGACTGGCCCCTGGACCCCCGCCGTGCATCACCTGCTGGCGTTTCTGAACGAGCGTGGACTCGACGGGATCCCTGCGGTGCATGGGATCGACGCGGAACATCGCGAGGTGCTCGACTACCTCCCGGGAGCGACACTTGATCCTGAGACCGAGGAAGTCGACGACGCCGCGCTCGCTGCAGCCGCGGCCTGGCTCCGACGCTTTCACGATACAGTGCGCGAGTTCCGGCCGGGCGCACTCGAATGGCGCCAAGGCGTCCAGGAGCTCGCCTCAGACGAGGTGATCTGTCACAACGATCCCGGGCTCTACAACTGGGTCGTGGTGGACGGTGAATTCGCCGGCATGATCGACTGGGATCGCGCGGGGCCGGGCCGGCCGATCGACGATCTCGCCTTCCTGTGCTGGTCAGGGGTGCCGCTGCTGCGTGAACTTCCCGTTGCGGACGCCGCTCGCCGTGTCGCGCTTGCCGCTGCATCCTACGGTGACATCGATCCGAGTGAACTCCTCGACGCGGTGGACGCCCGCATGGGCCTGATCGCTGCTCGCTGGCGCGCAGGGATCGAGCGCGGAGATCCTGGCACGATCGCTCTGCGCGACGCCGGAGTGATGGACCGACATCTTGCCCGCGTTGCGGGTTTCGACGCGCGCCGGGAGCTGATCCGGGCCGCACTGGGCACGATTGCGAACCACTGAGGGAGCGAAACATGACTGTGCACGATGACCGGGCCGCCGC
This window harbors:
- a CDS encoding zinc ribbon domain-containing protein YjdM; the encoded protein is MTDETPETTQLPPCPECASEYAYEMGALLVCPMCAHEWAPAGAGEDSEDPSDEGDGRIRDAVGNVLADGDTVALVKSVKISGGGGGTIKVGTKVRGIRLTEDTGNGHDIDARIPDFGRLQLKSSVVKKVS
- a CDS encoding DUF1345 domain-containing protein, which gives rise to MRLRSVRAQLRLRWAVALAVGLIAGVLATPALGPAAGVLVGWGVLALVSTTWVLLQIWPMDPAATRAHATAEDPGHRIARIVAILGSVISLGAVGVVIVEARSAADGEAVALAGIAVLSVVSSWALIQTNYLLHYARVYYEPGTRDGLARGIDFNQDDDPCYTDFAYFSVGLGMTYQVADTDVTRAEIRRIVIAQTLLAYLFGAGILAVVINLIAGLG
- a CDS encoding DUF4287 domain-containing protein, which translates into the protein MSEQVKGPKSYFPSIESKYGKTVEEWFAELRPLAGQKHMDQVAFLKEQGMGHGHANALVHVFRAEHGGA
- a CDS encoding phosphotransferase, whose protein sequence is MESEHLPGGSGGVWRMRSADGETRVHRPTGPWTPAVHHLLAFLNERGLDGIPAVHGIDAEHREVLDYLPGATLDPETEEVDDAALAAAAAWLRRFHDTVREFRPGALEWRQGVQELASDEVICHNDPGLYNWVVVDGEFAGMIDWDRAGPGRPIDDLAFLCWSGVPLLRELPVADAARRVALAAASYGDIDPSELLDAVDARMGLIAARWRAGIERGDPGTIALRDAGVMDRHLARVAGFDARRELIRAALGTIANH
- a CDS encoding alpha/beta hydrolase; protein product: MWTVNKTRNSRAGRAMLGVLALTLALSGCAHLTPGLPDGSSARSGELTASESVPPSEAAARQASDFPEVYEQQISWRACSASDGLDRVLAQALEDADVDVSEIRCGTVLAPFDWTDPDDTDQITLAIVHIPATGDAPIGTLLGNPGGPGATGVDFMLGMPLSPGFEPVLEQYDLLGFDPRGIGNSTPLDCDGGGSEILAIQIGSCVATNPIAHTMGTSQVARDMELLRALIDAEKLDFFGYSYGTMLGASYATLFPNRVGRMVLDSAENAQWASPIHRFDQSVAIANATVSLATSCRTEFRDEVEVCPFVDEDSLLRVLSELNETPLVASDGTELSGDLLQAYLTETLYQSHYERGRALDQIALALLGDQDAIDGVAAIFASNEGSVDLAMEIVTCHSFPIEPDIPGLLAHIRETGMPRLLGGPEITDDTLAPFVDLSCYALPESGLDITERFDASEADPILVIGITGDHATPYQYAKELVEELGNATLLTLDGQGHAASYSGRSTCIDSAVTSYLLSGDLPKPDTVCRDDDRS
- a CDS encoding GTP pyrophosphokinase family protein — its product is MSTPAPDAFAATQEEVDVDDEITISASALRTLGDQMQRFLLEYRFAMQEVETKLAILREEFLHMHEYNPIEHVSSRVKSVDSLVSKLERRGISSEFEVIRTEIQDIAGVRVTCAFIHDVYRLFDLLTQQDDITVLEVEDYIETPKDNGYQSLHTILSIPVYLSTGRVDVPVEVQFRTIAMDFWASLEHKIYYKYARQVPDTLTRELKHAADTAAELDTRMERLHAQLHGAPPPHTGPINLQRVQEATRQQRIARMQEPEPQRRTVRPV
- a CDS encoding DUF4259 domain-containing protein, producing the protein MGAWGSAPWDTDGAADWFAEFFEGIDADARISEAFEADDDYDRIRAAGYLLAVLGRGYIWPGDLERLDALFKRGIELLSEMLEPDSEFRELWEDDPEVLAAVRAELTVLETRLNGDPGESESESEEDDEAEAPAES